The proteins below are encoded in one region of uncultured Desulfovibrio sp.:
- a CDS encoding DUF2065 domain-containing protein, producing the protein MNEGFPLFFCALGLAFALEGILWAVFPRQVQRAMRYALRLDPERLRWWGFMALCLGLGLVAVTR; encoded by the coding sequence ATGAACGAAGGGTTTCCGCTTTTTTTCTGTGCGCTTGGTCTGGCCTTTGCCCTGGAGGGTATCCTCTGGGCAGTGTTCCCGCGGCAGGTGCAGCGCGCCATGCGCTATGCCCTGCGGCTTGATCCCGAACGCCTGCGCTGGTGGGGCTTCATGGCCCTCTGTCTGGGGCTGGGCCTCGTGGCCGTCACCCGTTAG
- a CDS encoding nucleotide sugar dehydrogenase yields MFHFSELTEGKRTLAVVGLGYVGLPLAVALSRHMPVLGFDISRRRVEELLGGHDHTHEVSDADLAAANLRYSCRAEDLEQASVIIVAVPTPIDDHRAPDLTPVVGATTTVGQHLQKGAVVVYESTVYPGLTEEICVPILERESGLTFGTDFTVGYSPERINPGDKVHTLASITKIVSGSDAATADLLVQVYGSVVKAGIHRASSIKVAEAAKVIENTQRDLNIALMNELSIIFERMGIDTIEVLEAAGTKWNFLPFRPGLVGGHCIGVDPYYLTFKAEELGFHPEVILAGRRINDSMGKHVAESVVKRLIRHRRQVNGARVGILGFTFKENVPDLRNTKVVDVIRELREYGVEPLVHDPQADAAEALRVYGQTLLPLDALTGLDAIILTVGHREYAAMTPQELRSRFVDADNALLMDVKAFFDPVAMRASGMDYWRL; encoded by the coding sequence ATGTTTCATTTCAGCGAACTGACCGAGGGCAAACGTACCCTGGCCGTGGTGGGCCTTGGCTATGTGGGGCTGCCGCTGGCTGTGGCCCTTTCCCGGCACATGCCCGTTCTGGGATTTGACATCAGCCGCCGCCGCGTGGAAGAGCTGCTGGGCGGGCATGACCATACCCATGAAGTAAGCGACGCGGACCTGGCCGCTGCCAACCTGCGCTACAGCTGCCGTGCCGAAGACCTGGAGCAGGCTTCCGTCATCATCGTGGCCGTGCCCACGCCCATTGACGATCACCGCGCCCCGGACCTCACGCCCGTGGTCGGCGCCACCACCACCGTGGGACAGCATCTGCAAAAAGGCGCTGTGGTGGTCTACGAATCCACGGTCTACCCCGGCCTCACCGAGGAAATCTGCGTGCCCATTCTGGAACGGGAATCGGGCCTCACCTTCGGCACGGACTTCACCGTGGGCTATTCGCCGGAGCGCATCAATCCCGGCGACAAGGTGCATACCCTGGCCAGCATCACCAAGATTGTTTCCGGTTCCGATGCGGCCACGGCCGACCTGCTGGTGCAGGTCTACGGCTCCGTGGTCAAGGCCGGCATCCACCGTGCCTCCAGCATCAAGGTGGCCGAGGCCGCCAAGGTCATCGAAAACACGCAGCGCGACCTGAACATCGCCCTCATGAACGAGCTGTCCATCATCTTCGAGCGCATGGGCATCGACACCATCGAGGTTCTGGAAGCCGCAGGGACCAAGTGGAATTTCCTGCCCTTCCGGCCGGGTCTGGTGGGAGGGCACTGCATCGGCGTGGACCCCTACTATCTGACCTTCAAGGCCGAAGAGCTGGGCTTTCACCCCGAAGTCATCCTGGCCGGACGCCGCATCAATGACAGCATGGGCAAGCACGTGGCCGAAAGCGTGGTCAAGCGCCTCATCCGTCACCGGCGCCAGGTCAATGGGGCGCGTGTGGGCATTCTGGGCTTTACCTTCAAGGAAAATGTACCTGACCTGCGCAATACCAAGGTGGTGGATGTGATCCGCGAGCTGCGCGAATACGGCGTGGAACCGCTGGTGCATGATCCGCAGGCCGACGCCGCCGAAGCCCTGCGGGTCTACGGGCAGACGCTGCTGCCGCTGGATGCCCTCACCGGTCTGGATGCCATCATCCTCACAGTGGGCCACAGGGAATATGCCGCCATGACGCCGCAGGAACTGCGCAGCCGCTTTGTGGACGCGGACAATGCCCTGCTCATGGACGTGAAGGCTTTCTTTGATCCCGTTGCCATGCGCGCTTCCGGCATGGACTACTGGAGACTCTAG
- the mqnB gene encoding futalosine hydrolase — protein sequence MYLLCAATREELLALLPRDCLPCGDSLPLQQPLAVTGTRQPMLACVTGVGPVNAALGMGQVLASCAFRQQPLRGVILAGLAGSFDLQRWPLGQLCPVGEEIWPEYGLHDGHQVSAEHFAFPQWQDGGKTVFQHLPLDSAPALGLTARGDLAAPPLRSLTVAGVSGSDERAAALWRAHAPALENMEGFAVAYAAARAHLPCLEVRCVSNKTGRRAAHEQDFPGALRQLGRILPTLNLV from the coding sequence GTGTACCTGCTCTGTGCCGCCACCCGGGAAGAACTGCTGGCCCTGCTGCCGCGGGACTGCCTGCCGTGTGGCGATAGCCTGCCGCTGCAACAACCCCTTGCCGTCACGGGAACCCGCCAGCCCATGCTGGCCTGCGTGACAGGGGTGGGGCCTGTCAATGCGGCACTGGGCATGGGGCAGGTCCTTGCCAGCTGCGCCTTCCGGCAGCAGCCCCTGCGCGGCGTAATCCTGGCCGGGCTGGCCGGCAGCTTTGACCTGCAACGCTGGCCGCTGGGGCAGCTCTGCCCTGTTGGCGAAGAAATCTGGCCCGAATACGGCCTGCATGACGGGCATCAGGTTTCTGCCGAACATTTTGCCTTTCCCCAGTGGCAGGACGGCGGGAAAACCGTGTTCCAGCATCTGCCGCTGGACAGTGCCCCGGCCCTGGGGCTGACGGCCCGGGGCGATCTGGCGGCCCCGCCGCTGCGCTCCCTTACCGTGGCCGGCGTCAGCGGCAGCGACGAACGCGCGGCGGCACTGTGGCGCGCCCATGCCCCGGCCCTGGAAAACATGGAAGGCTTTGCCGTGGCCTATGCGGCGGCCCGTGCCCATCTGCCCTGCCTGGAAGTGCGCTGCGTGTCCAACAAAACGGGCAGACGCGCCGCCCATGAACAGGATTTTCCCGGCGCCCTGCGCCAACTGGGCCGCATCCTGCCCACCCTCAACCTTGTATAG